From the Chionomys nivalis chromosome 18, mChiNiv1.1, whole genome shotgun sequence genome, the window GCTTTGGGGTGCTTATCCCTGCTCCGTGGCCCAGTTCCAATCCTTAAGCCAGGTGAAGCATCCACCTTCACTGAGTTTGTAGTAGCAGCAGTGGCAGGAGCAGCACAGCCCAGACCAGTGGGAAGAGTCGGGGGGCAGCACTGTAACCGATGCTGTGCAGAACCTGAACCTCCGGGTCGTCTGCAggtgagaaggcagagacaaggtaAGTGGCCCCGCTGTTTGCACCACCTTCCAGCCAGCCCCTGGGTGGCAAAGGGGCTGCTTCTATTAGCAAACCCTTCCTGTGACCCAGGCCCAATGGGTCTAGTGCCCTACCTGCTAGAATTCTCTTCTCCTGTGAATTGGCATGGGCATGAGGGCTATGAGCTGAAAGACAAGAATGGTAATAGATCAGGTATTGTTACGGAGGCAAGGAGGCAACTTCCTCCCCATCCCAGGCTCATGCTCAGCAGGGAGGCACCCACAGGGCCTGACACTCACTGATTTTGCCATCGACGGTCACCCTCAGCTTCAAGCACTGGTTTTCTTGATGGTAGATAGGTTTGGCTGTAAAATGATCCATAGGATGTTAAGGAAAGAGCCTTTGCTAGAAGATATGATTTCAAATTTGACTCTGCTTTCTCACTGCCCtgtttacttaaaatttattttgtatttatttaagacaagatttcactatgtagcactgactgccctggaacttcttatgtagatcaggcaagctttaaactcacaaaaagtctacctacctctgcctcctgagtgctggataaAGCATCCAAACCATATAcaacctttattattattattttttaaactttgctttcttctttagtGTGTGAAAGACAGAGCACAAATGTTGGGGGTCAGTTCTTGCCGTCCATCTTGCCTCTGTACTGCGTGCTCAGTAAAGCTGTAAGAAGAACTCTGCTTTTTCTccctatctttttttaaaacagggtctctacAAACTCCCTGCAGTTCTGAGATtgactctgtagaccgggctggtctcaaactcagatacacatgcctctgcctctcaagtgttggaattaaaggcttgggcCGCCACACCCCACCAATGTTAATTttcttgtccctgcctcccatcACCAGATAGGAGTGCTGGGGTCACAAACGTGTTCTGCCGTCTTTGCCCTTTCCTGTGGGCTCCAGGGCCATGGCAGCCGGCACACATGGGCTCCAGACAGGATTCAGGTTATCAAGTTTATGCAGTAactgctttcttattttatttattcattcattttatttatttattttttttgagacagggtttcactgtgtagccctagctgtcctggaactccctctgtaggccaagctggcctcgaactcactgcgtgctgggattaaaggcgtgagccaccatgcccagcccctaTTCAGTTTGTTTTAGGCATGGTTTTACTCTAGCCCACATTGACCTGaaactttgtagcccaggctacccttgaattcACACAAGTCCTCCTATCTcagtctctcgagtgctgggattatagttgcGAGCCCCCATGCCTTGCCTAATCTTGATATTTATTTACCTTCAGTTTTTGCCTACTTTCTGATCAGTGTTCAGTCCCATCTCTCATTCTCCGGAACAACTCTAGCTGTGGTAGTGACAGGGACACGGACGATGTCCTTTCTACACACCCATCTCTCATGGCTCCCAGCCTGAAGTTGGGCGAGGTGTTCGCAGTGTAATTTTCCTTTCCCCGGGCCATTTTCTACTGTGCTAGCCTAGACCCAAGGGGAGAACAAGCCCTGGATTCATCAATGAGTTCCTGCCACCCTCAGGACGAAGTATAAACGCCTAATAGTATTTCGGTTCCAAGAATCTGTCCTatccacttttcttttctttttttttttttttttttttttttgagacagggtttctctgtggttttggagccagctcttgtagaccaggctggtcttgaactcacagagatccgcctgcctctgcctcccaagtgctgggattaaaggcgtgcgccaccaccgcccggcctcctatCCACTTTTCAAGCCCATCACTGTATTTCTCGTATACCTCTTATTTCGGGAGCTCTAGAAGTGATCGCCCTCCTTTGGCGCATGCGCCCTCGTACGCCTCATTCCGGGAGCTCTAGAAGAGGGCACTCTCCCTTGGCGCATGCGCCCTTGCACTTGTCATTCCACACAGTCTTTGCTGTCTTTGACCTTGGCAGGCACACAGATCATTTCCCCAAGTGCCCCGTGTTCATGTCAGTCAGTCACACCACACTCTTCTACTGGCCTGAAGATTTATGTGGGTTCCTTCCCAGCTTCCTTGAGAGCAGGGGCTAGgaatattttagttatttttgtgcCCATGTGCCAATCTGAGTGCCTAGCACACACCTGAAGCTTGTTCCACATCTGCGATATGAATGAGAGAAAACTGCGTTTGTATCTGGAAGGGGCCGGGGCTCTATGCTACTTGACCCAGGCACATGCTGCGGGCCACAAGTGCTCTGGGACCCGTCCCTTGTGTACTCACAGATGTAGTAGTAGCTGTGCCCTTCCTTGAACTCCTTGCCCAAGGTAAAAGGTGTGAAGCGCTGGAATTTCTCAGATAGCTTCTCCGGGCCATGCTTGGCACTGGGCTGGTTGCACTTCCAACGGACCTGGTCCTTGGACTGGGGCTGGCACGCCGCATACTCGGGCTGCTCCACCATGTACAGTGTGTACCGCTCCATGGCAGCCTCCGCCACGGAGTCGTCCTCGTAATGCGGGCAGATGATGTCGAGGTAGTCGTTCAGCCGCACGTGGACGGTGTAGTCCTCCTCCCGGAACCTGGGCCGGTGCAGAGCAGAGGGAAGCAGTCCACTCAGAAGTCAGGCCGGAGCCCGAAGCTTCCAATTGGCCACACATCATCCCTTACAGTTCACACTGGAGTCCCGAAGAATTTCTCCCCAAATCGTAACTCCCATATTTTCTGATCTTGatctctttcatctttctctatcaCCTTCAACTATTCCCTTGCTACAGGCATCTCCTGCTCCTTCTCCAAACAACATCCACTAAGTATCTCTCAGGTACCAAAGTACTTTCTAGAACACCCCAGGTATTTGCCCAAGGATAGGTTCTGTTTCCCCAGGTGATTCTTTAAATGCCAGGAAACTTCAGTCTGGGCTGTTCTGGATTCAGGAGCCAAGCTGGGTCTCTCTCTACTGTTGCTGAGCTCTTCATCACACCCCTGGCTTTGCTTATCTCATCCTGTCCGGGCTCTCGCAGAGTTTCAGATTTCCACTACCCTGCAGCACCCAATCTCTGGTCCAAACCCAGACTAACAGATAGTAAAACCGTTCTTATCAGGTGATTCAAATCTGTCTTTCTTGTTACTCAAATTTTCGCCCTGATCTCCTTGTCCCATTCCCTCAGAGCACCCCCAAACATCCTTGATCTCCTTGTTCCATTCCCTCAGAGCACCCCCAAACATCCCTGATCTCCTTGTCCCATTCCCTCAGAGCACCCCAAACATCCCTGTCTTTTTAGGTCCAAGAGCCTCAGTCCCACCTTTCCCTGATGAGATGCTGCAGTTCTGAGACCGGAGACTGCcttgcctttccttctccccaggTGGagccagctcccctcccccagccggTTCCCCCCAAAGCCTGGCAGGCTCCAGCCTGACTGCCCACCAGCCCCTCCCACTTAGCTTCAGACACCTGGCTCCAGCCTGGGTAGGGTCTTAGCAGTGGGaaagtgcccccccccctttgaaAGCCAGTCAGCGCTCTGAATTCTCCCAAGCACTGCCAGTGGGAGGCTCAGCAGAGCTGGCTGCCAATTTGCTTTAAAACCAAGTCCTTGGCATGGGTGGTGCCCATAGTGATGGTGGGGTTCCATGGTGGCCACCCACTACCCAGTCATCATGACCCTTTAGAGGCCTGGCCTTGCAACAGCTTGCAGCCTCTGGAACTAGGCTTagcaggcccctcccccaccccggggaaaagagagaagcagagggagggctTTTAAAATTCCTCTCTGGAGAGATAAACATAGAAGCCATTTCAGAACAGGTATTTCAGCTCTGGGCCTGGCGTCTTTCCCCCATTCCCGTGATGGGCACTGACTCATGCCTTATCCACCTCTGCTACCCGCCCAGGCGCTCTTGAACGCCTGTGAAAATTTACCTTGTCAAATGAGGGCAGACCCCAGGACCCCAGGGCAGCTCGGTACCTTTGGGCAGAGGGGGCAGAGGAGCCGGAATGGCCAGGGTGCCTGTGTCTCTAGGCCTCTGCCTGGAGGTTGGGGATCCCAGGGCTAATGCCCACTGCCCTGAGTCACCCATGCCAACCCTACACCCGCCCTGTTCACTGCCGCCTCATCTCTTCCCAAGCTGGCCCTGGCTAGACTGCCCATGACCTCCACGCTAGACCAGCTTTCCTATTGCTGTAAATAAGTcagggtatgtgtgtgtccagGGGGACAGGGCCGATGCTGTACTTAGTGGGGCACCATCTTCTCCTCTTAGCCTGCCTGGGACACTTGGTCTCCATCTGGGAAGGGGGGCTACATTAGTGGTAGAGAAGACAGGGAGGGGGGCAAGGAAGAGGCTCCTTCCTGAAAGAGAGGAAACCTGGGAGCTTGGGAACGGAAAAGGCCAGAGATCCCCCCTCCCTACTCCCGgcttcctgtcccctcctcctccttcagccaACACCTGGCATGGGCATAAACAGGGACTTTGCTCTTTCCCACTACTAGGACAGGACTGGGTCAGGGGGACAAGCTGACTGGGCTGCTGTAGTACCCCAGGGCCAGGAAGACACTGTCCTTAGGGTTGGCAGCTGGCTCTGTGCTGCCAGTAGACCCTCAATGCAATGCCACAATGCCAGGAGAACAGCACAGCGTCTGTCTCAGAGGAAGGGGGTGGTTTAGTGGTATTTTGTGCCCCCCCCAGTCAGGGTCGAGGCTTTTTTCTCCTTGTCCCACCCTAACCCCATCTTGGTTTTCCCCAAATACTGTTCTCACAACTGAGGAAACTCAAGGGCAAGAACAAAGGGTTTGACAGGGTCTTCTTCCCCAAACCGTTTGCTTCACAGCCCTAAACCTGCCCAGGAGAAATTACCTCCTTCCGGTTACAGCCCGCTGTGGCCGCGTGAAACCCCCCTGCTACTCTCCAAGCTTTCCAGAGACAACTCCTCTCATGAGTTCCTTAGTGTGGCCACCTTGGCCACTCCCTCGGTCTGTCCATGCACAGCATGTGCCTAAATTATGCCACCCCAAAATCCTTGGGGGTACTCTCCAGGGTCATCTTAAATACAGAATGAATACCTAATGCCCAAAACCTAGACTCCTACCAAGAGTCTTCCAGGGCTACTCCGAGCGTTGTGTTTACACTCGGTGTCAATAACTGCCTGTCAGTTCACAAATGCTCAAGCGGCCCACAAAAAGACAAGGCACAGACGTTTCGTGGGGGGACTTAAAGAGCCCTGGAGGCCAGGGCCAAGGCTACATTCTCAAGGCAAGGACGCTCGGCGTGAGATTCTTACTTTAGGAGTGATGGGATGCCAGAGGGCAGGAAGAGAAGGGCAGAAATAGCGCCTTTGCAAGTAGGCATGAGCCACGGTCGGGTGTTGCCAGTTACTAAGGTAAGGTGAAGACGCAGAAGGGGCGCTGCAGAATCCTTCCCACTCCTGGCCACCCTTCCTAGGCTCAGGCCAGAGGGTGGCTGAGGAAAGGCATTGCCAACCAGGCGCCCAGGCTACCAGAGGGAGTCTCGGGGCTTACTTGGGATTTGAACTGTTCCAGAAGACGATGTGACGGTCAGCAGCAGCCAGACTGCAGCACAGACCCAAGAGAGGGGCCCAAAGGAACTCCATAGCGTGGGGCCGGGCCGGGCCAGGCCGGGACGAGAGCTCTGCAGTGTAAGGTTCCCACTTGCTCCTCCACCGTACAGTAGGCACCGCGATCACAAATCTGGCCTCTTCTCTGCTCGACTCCGCCTTTTGGGCCGGCGCCGCCCGAcacccgccccgcccccgccccgcccggCGCGCGCTGCCCCAGGGCTCGGTGGCTAGGGAGGTGGAGGATGGGAAAACGatcggtgtgtgtgtggggggggggcctGCCCCTGGGACGGAGCGCGCTCCGGGGTCTGCACGGATTTCCCCTTAGCTGCGTGTTCGCTTACGGGGGGGCTGGGGGGCCACACGTCTGTGTGAGGCTCTGTAGGCTTTGTGGGACAGGGCGCGTCGCAGACGCAAAGTGGAAAAGGGAACTCATGTGGGTCTGGGAAATCAGCGGCTTCAGGACCCGGTTCTTGCAGCGCGGGGCGCCAATCTTGCCGAGGTGCGAGGTGGGGGCTATACCCACACCTTTCCCGAGATTCACACCCAGGCCCGCGTACTCGCCTTCTCACACTCTCTCGCGATTGCCCCCCCTCCATGCCCAGACTGCGCTTGACTGCCCCTCCCCACACAGACGcggctgtttgtttttgttgggtttgTCAATGTTGTCTTTGTTCAAGAGATTGTGTCATCGCTTAGATGCCGGGAATAAAGTGCGACGCTGTGTGTGATCAAGTGTGTAAAGTGTGCGGCCAGGGCTAAGGGCGCCTCAATCCATCAGTACTTTGTGCGAGAGGAACAGATAGGACCCTTGGGCTCACGAGGgtcttaatattttaatagtgCAGAAGTACACTAATGACCTGT encodes:
- the Efna1 gene encoding ephrin-A1, with the translated sequence MEFLWAPLLGLCCSLAAADRHIVFWNSSNPKFREEDYTVHVRLNDYLDIICPHYEDDSVAEAAMERYTLYMVEQPEYAACQPQSKDQVRWKCNQPSAKHGPEKLSEKFQRFTPFTLGKEFKEGHSYYYISKPIYHQENQCLKLRVTVDGKITHSPHAHANSQEKRILADDPEVQVLHSIGYSAAPRLFPLVWAVLLLPLLLLQTQ